The Oncorhynchus tshawytscha isolate Ot180627B linkage group LG30, Otsh_v2.0, whole genome shotgun sequence genome includes a region encoding these proteins:
- the ltbp3 gene encoding latent-transforming growth factor beta-binding protein 3 isoform X5: protein MPSLIISHLLVIWLGVQRLAWCAERASTRERFKVIIAPLICKRICLKGQCQDTCEQGNNTTLIGENGQSADTLTGPGFRVVVCPLTCMNGGVCSSRTHCLCPPGFTGRLCQFPLRQMPEAQAARGNKQPVYTLSVLPDGQSQGEQAAMGRPQLTQTHSVFTLPLAQGAGHHSSEVQFNVRVHHAHDTSVVIHPLDQSDSKPPHKTVTRLTPQTHKPRGRCFQETTPKQACSSTPLPVLTNQEDCCGSVGNSWGQNKCYKCPKLPYPGVKLQTIIEDYGSTCPQGYKRLNSTHCQDINECTMHGVCQNGECLNTQGSFLCACKPGFTLDRTRCVESPSPVEQGQCFLIVTEAGRCEHALPTSLSQEMCCCTVGKAWGSNCERCPQDGTASFSKICPAGKGYFLHSVRETVAFPPQIHSSLEQVPLKPDKNQKKDKVKYPEEPPETTTPMQLSPISTHGPRVPVIITKPTPPPIIRLNPGSDPLEVAQTQVSPETDECRLNRNLCGHGECVNVHTGYKCECYAGYRLHPQRNACVDDDECDAEPCGHSRGICINTEGSYRCRCLHGYKLLVYHGKLRCIDVNECSKLDICGQGGQCVNLPGTYKCECHKGFRSKSQRQPACEDINECLDPNSCPNDQCENTPGSYECVPCLPGHQAQGGVCYDVNECQKRGVCPNGRCENLPGTYRCLCDEGFLPAAGSKGCRDIDECEDDRLCANGRCVNTEGSFQCQCYPGYQRTQEGSHCEDINECERPSNCQRGRCINSMGSYRCECQKGYMLVGGRRCQDIDECATDRGLCQPHGVCENRQGSYVCVCKDGFILSEDKHSCEEIEVAVEDKKECYLNLDDTVFCDSVLATNVTKQECCCSIGVGWGDHCEIYPCPVYHSSEFHSLCPVGRGFYHEEGMTEYGLSVHRDIDECVLFSNEICKEGRCMNTQPGYECYCQQGFYYDSNLLECIDVNECHDESLCTNGQCKNTRGSYYCTCKSPRIYEASNKKCVIPTVAGVDECQDSLNCKNGHCVDTPGSYYCICSPPWILATDRNSCVTPEEQADINECQDPSYCKNGRCVNTPGSFHCICTQPLTFSAALKQCVYDDRTAAHKDVCFLQVDEDLICSQPRNGLVVTYSECCCHYGRGWGPECRTCPQRNSGIFNRLCEMHLETESDGEGDFLAAFANYSPGDSSEEDSDECSCANGRCVRSYLGTMCECNTGFRLDHSRTRCTDIDECAEPGVRVNPCKNARCVNTIGSFKCYCKNGFVPARRPNICVPGTKAQHTRTRAL, encoded by the exons ttGTGTGTCCACTGACCTGCATGAATGGAGGGGTGTGCAGCTCGCGGACCCACTGCCTGTGCCCGCCAGGTTTTACTGGTCGCCTGTGCCAGTTCCCGCTCCGGCAGATGCCTGAGGCCCAGGCGGCGCGGGGCAACAAGCAACCAGTCTACACGCTGTCAGTGCTGCCAGACGGCCAGAGCCAGGGCGAGCAGGCGGCCATGGGGCGACCACAGCTGACACAGACCCACTCTGTGTTCACCCTTCCCCTGGCACAGGGTGCAGGCCACCACTCATCAGAAG TGCAGTTCAATGTCCGTGTCCACCATGCACACGACACATCTGTTGTCATCCATCCTCTCGACCAATCGGATTCAAAGCCCCCTCATAAAACCGTGACACGCTTGACCCCTCAGACTCACAAACCCAGGGGGCGGTGCTTCCAGGAGACCACGCCCAAACAAGCT TGTAGTAGTACCCCTCTCCCTGTACTGACCAATCAGGAGGACTGCTGTGGAAGTGTCGGGAACTCCTGGGGACAAAACAAATGTTATAAATGTCCCAAGCTACCAT ATCCTGGGGTGAAGCTGCAGACCATCATAGAAGACTATGGTTCCACCTGCCCTCAGGGCTATAAGAGACTCAACAGCACCCACTGTCAAG ACATCAACGAGTGCACCATGCATGGGGTGTGTCAGAACGGAGAATGCCTGAACACCCAGGGTAGTTTCCTGTGTGCCTGTAAGCCTGGCTTCACCCTGGACAGGACCAGATGTGTGG AGTCTCCGTCTCCGGTGGAGCAGGGCCAGTGTTTCCTCATCGTAACAGAGGCGGGTCGCTGTGAGCACGCCCTACCCACGTCCCTGTCCCAGGAGATGTGCTGCTGCACCGTGGGCAAGGCCTGGGGCTCCAACTGTGAGAGGTGTCCCCAAGACGGCACGG CCTCATTCAGTAAGATCTGTCCAGCAGGGAAGGGCTACTTCCTCCATAGTGTCCGGGAGACGGTGGCATTCCCACCTCAGATCCACTCCAGCCTGGAGCAGGTTCCCCTCAAGCCTGACAAGAACCAGAAGAAAGACA AAGTCAAGTACCCG GAGGAGCCTCCAGAGACGACCACACCCATGCAGCTGTCTCCCATCAGCACCCACGGCCCCCGCGTACCTG TGATCATCACCAAGCCCACCCCTCCGCCCATCATCAGGTTGAACCCAGGCAGTGACCCCCTGGAGGTTGCACAGACGCAGGTCTCAC CAGAAACAGACGAGTGCAGGCTGAACAGGAACCTCTGTGGCCATGGGGAGTGTGTCAACGTGCACACTGGCTACAAATGTGAGTGCTATGCTGGCTACCGGCTCCACCCTCAGAGGAACGCCTGTGTGG ATGATGACGAATGTGACGCTGAGCCATGTGGCCACAGCAGAGGTATCTGCATCAACACAGAAGGCTCCTACCGCTGCCGCTGTCTCCATGGCTACAAGCTCCTGGTGTACCATGGGAAGCTACGGTGTATAg ATGTGAATGAGTGCTCCAAGTTGGACATCTGTGGGCAGGGGGGTCAGTGTGTTAACCTGCCAGGGACCTACAAGTGTGAGTGTCACAAAGGCTTCAGGAGCAAGTCACAACGCCAGCCAGCCTGTGAAG ATATAAATGAGTGTCTGGACCCCAACAGTTGTCCCAATGACCAGTGTGAGAACACACCAGGCTCCTATGAATGTGTTCCCTGCTTACCTGGTCACCAGGCCCAGGGTGGGGTCTGCTACG ATGTCAATGAGTGCCAGAAGCGCGGGGTGTGTCCCAACGGGCGCTGTGAGAACCTCCCAGGAACCTACCGCTGCCTCTGTGACGAGGGCTTCCTCCCAGCCGCAGGCAGCAAAGGCTGCAGAG acaTTGACGAGTGTGAGGATGACAGACTGTGTGCCAACGGGCGTTGTGTCAACACAGAAGGCTCCTTCCAGTGCCAGTGCTACCCAGGATACCAGCGTACTCAGGAGGGCAGCCATTGTGAAG ATATAAATGAATGTGAGCGTCCCTCTAACTGCCAGAGGGGGCGCTGTATCAACAGCATGGGATCCTACCGCTGTGAATGTCAGAAGGGTTACATGCTGGTCGGAGGTCGGAGGTGCCAAG aCATAGATGAGTGTGCGACAGACAGGGGTCTGTGTCAGCCGCATGGTGTGTGTGAGAACAGACAGGgctcctatgtgtgtgtgtgcaaagacGGCTTCATCCTGTCTGAGGACAAGCACAGCTGTGAGG AGATTGAGGTGGCCGTGGAAGATAAGAAGGAGTGTTACCTGAACCTGGATGACACAGTGTTCTGTGACAGTGTCCTGGCCACCAACGTCACCAAGCAGGAGTGTTGCTGCTCCATTGGCGTGGGCTGGGGGGACCACTGTGAGATCTACCCCTGCCCCGTCTACCACTCAT CTGAGTTCCACTCCCTGTGTCCAGTGGGCCGAGGTTTCTACCATGAGGAGGGAATGACTGAGTACGGCCTGTCTGTCCATAGAG ATATCGATGAGTGTGTGCTGTTCTCCAATGAGATCTGTAAGGAGGGTCGCTGTATGAACACACAACCTGGCTATGAATGTTACTGCCAACAGGGCTTCTACTACGACAGCAACCTACTGGAGTGCATCG ATGTGAATGAGTGCCACGACGAGTCTCTGTGTACCAACGGTCAGTGTAAGAACACCAGAGGCTCCTACTACTGCACCTGTAAGTCCCCCAGGATCTATGAAGCCTCCAATAAGAAGTGTGTCATCCCCACTGTGGCAG GTGTGGATGAGTGCCAGGACTCATTGAACTGTAAGAATGGCCACTGTGTGGACACCCCTGGGTCCTACTACTGCATCTGCTCTCCCCCCTGGATCCTGGCCACGGACCGCAACAGCTGTGTGACCCCAGAGGAGCAGGCtg ATATCAATGAGTGCCAGGACCCCTCGTACTGTAAGAATGGGAGGTGTGTGAACACGCCCGGCTCCTTTCACTGTATATGTACCCAGCCCCTCACCTTCAGCGCAGCGCTCAAACAGTGTGTCTATGACG accGCACAGCGGCCCATAAGGACGTGTGTTTCCTGCAGGTGGATGAGGACCTGATCTGCAGCCAACCCAGGAACGGTTTGGTTGTCACCTACTCTGAGTGCTGCTGTCACTATGGCCGTGGCTGGGGCCCTGAGTGTAGGACCTGTCCCCAGAGAAACTCCG GGATCTTTAACCGGCTGTGTGAGATGCACTTGGAGACAGAGTCTGATGGTGAGGGAGATTTCCTGGCAGCTTTCGCCAACTACAGCCCAG GGGACAGCTCAGAAGAGGACTCAGATGAGTGTAGTTGTGCCAATGGTCGCTGTGTGCGTTCCTACCTGGGCACTATGTGTGAGTGTAACACAGGTTTTAGACTGGACCACTCCCGCACCCGCTGCACAG ATATTGATGAGTGTGCTGAACCAGGGGTCCGAGTTAATCCATGCAAGAATGCCCGGTGCGTCAACACCATAGGCTCGTTCAAGTGCTACTGCAAAAATGGCTTTGTCCCTGCACGAAGGCCCAACATATGTGTACCAGGCACGAAGGCCCAACATACCCGTACCAGGGCTCTATAA